The Triticum aestivum cultivar Chinese Spring chromosome 3A, IWGSC CS RefSeq v2.1, whole genome shotgun sequence genome includes a region encoding these proteins:
- the LOC123057891 gene encoding uncharacterized protein, with product MENLNETLKKERADRGIEKSALQKRAEDIEAALKPVVKELTGLKRQINAMTSVVFGTRITHLGSDMRMKLKAAYTLIEQLYSGAQRAICTAAHNKPPPTLIKETIEKLSMLLARLDELKRSGARAGALTALMWVKAWIPDLDSSDIGRGYPGIK from the exons ATGGAGAATCTGAATGAAACTTTGAAGAAGGAACGGGCAGACAGGGGCATAGAAAAATCCGCTTTACAAAAGAGAGCCGAAGACATAGaggcagcccttaaaccggtggtcaaAGAACTGACCGGTTTAAAGCGGCAgatcaatgccatgacctctgtTGTTTTTG GAACCCGCATTACCCACCtaggctctgacatgcggatgaagctgaaagcTGCCTATACACTGATAGAGCAGTTATATTCCGGAGCTCAACGGGCCATCTGCACTGCTGCGCATAACAAACCGCCTCCAACTTTGATAAAGGAGACCATTGAGAAATTGTCAATGTTGCTTGCCCGTCTGGATGAGTTAAAGAGATCAGGTGCAAGGGCTGGTGCGCTGACTGCACTAATGTGGGTGAAGGCATGGATACCGGATCTTGACTCGTCGGATATTGGCAGAGGCTATCCTGGCATAAAATAG